The following proteins are encoded in a genomic region of Hymenobacter siberiensis:
- a CDS encoding acyl carrier protein encodes MYVSTTSAHHTPTIEQQVFRIISKRKAIRASRVRKTASLARDLRFETLDVVDIILELERNFSITIPDEVPLYTVGDFVRFVRDHAAAA; translated from the coding sequence ATGTACGTATCCACCACTAGCGCCCACCACACACCTACTATCGAGCAGCAGGTATTCCGCATTATCAGCAAGCGCAAGGCCATCCGGGCCAGCCGCGTGCGCAAAACCGCCAGCCTCGCCCGCGACCTGCGCTTCGAAACCCTCGACGTTGTTGATATTATTCTGGAGCTGGAGCGCAACTTCAGCATCACCATTCCCGACGAAGTACCGCTCTACACCGTAGGCGATTTCGTTCGCTTCGTGCGCGACCACGCCGCTGCCGCTTAG
- a CDS encoding trypsin-like peptidase domain-containing protein — protein sequence MMTEADYYALFEAYATGELAGPARANLEARLAADPALALRYADFSEMTDTLRAYGQRQQARQQLRSIHAAMLAADAPEEITLPITGLTHTVHPILRISRTERRLREFWSGHRATVGVAASVAVMAVFATLLGLDIWRNSKVQPSLYGYNVMRREINSLKHNQKVLNSTIKRIDGSATPPLAPVSKFSGTGFALTSEGYIVTSYHVIQGADSLLIEGRNHQRYHAEPVYSDIKHDLAILRITDKKFTGFGRLPYAVKSGQADLGERVFTLGYPREDVVYGEGSLSARSGFEGDTAFYQVSIPVNPGNSGGPLMDERGNLIGVVSGRQNDAQSAAFATKSSYLVRLVDSLEAAKPANPYRLPRFGQLAGTGRPQQLKKLQDYVFVVKVFE from the coding sequence ATGATGACTGAAGCAGACTATTACGCCTTATTTGAAGCCTACGCCACCGGCGAGCTGGCCGGGCCCGCCCGCGCCAATCTCGAAGCGCGCCTGGCGGCTGACCCGGCCCTGGCCCTGCGCTATGCCGACTTCAGCGAGATGACCGATACGCTACGCGCCTACGGCCAGCGCCAGCAGGCCCGGCAGCAGCTGCGCAGCATCCACGCCGCCATGCTGGCCGCCGATGCCCCTGAGGAAATTACGCTGCCCATCACCGGCCTCACCCACACGGTGCACCCGATACTGCGTATTTCGCGCACCGAGCGCCGGCTGCGCGAGTTCTGGAGCGGGCACCGCGCCACCGTGGGCGTGGCCGCTTCGGTGGCCGTGATGGCCGTGTTTGCCACGCTGCTGGGGCTGGATATCTGGCGCAACTCCAAGGTACAGCCTTCGCTGTATGGCTACAACGTGATGCGCCGCGAGATTAACAGCCTCAAGCACAACCAGAAGGTCTTAAATAGCACCATCAAGCGGATTGATGGCAGCGCCACGCCACCGCTGGCCCCGGTTAGCAAATTTAGCGGAACGGGCTTCGCCCTGACTTCGGAAGGCTATATCGTGACCAGCTACCACGTTATTCAGGGTGCTGACTCGCTGCTGATTGAGGGCCGCAACCACCAGCGCTACCACGCCGAGCCGGTGTATTCCGACATCAAGCACGACCTGGCCATTTTGCGCATTACCGACAAGAAGTTCACCGGTTTCGGCCGGCTGCCTTACGCGGTAAAATCGGGCCAGGCCGATTTGGGCGAGCGGGTGTTCACGCTGGGCTACCCGCGTGAGGACGTGGTGTACGGCGAAGGCTCGCTGAGCGCCCGTTCGGGCTTCGAGGGCGATACGGCTTTCTACCAAGTGAGCATTCCGGTGAACCCCGGCAACTCGGGCGGCCCGCTGATGGACGAGCGCGGCAACCTGATTGGGGTGGTGAGCGGCCGGCAGAACGACGCGCAGAGCGCCGCCTTCGCTACCAAGTCGTCGTACCTGGTACGGCTGGTTGATTCACTGGAAGCGGCCAAGCCCGCCAACCCCTACCGCCTGCCCCGCTTTGGCCAGCTGGCCGGCACCGGGCGGCCCCAGCAGCTCAAGAAGCTGCAGGACTATGTATTCGTAGTAAAGGTTTTTGAATAG
- a CDS encoding RNA polymerase sigma factor, which produces MSRGNPTSSSLTPTDDALIAAIRSGDERALAHLYRLHWPMVSHFVLQNSGTEDDAQDVYQEGVMVFYEKVRDGSLELSCQIKTYLYAVCRRLWLKRLTSKSRFGVRLLDDEEHGPYLNTGAEEDLLAAEEQDRRFATMSEALDHLGEPCRSLLEGFYLLDKSMQDLTAEFGYTNADNAKNQKYKCLVRLKKLFFAHYKEEPI; this is translated from the coding sequence ATGAGCAGGGGCAATCCAACTTCCTCTTCTTTGACTCCTACCGACGACGCGCTGATTGCCGCCATTCGCAGCGGCGATGAGCGGGCCCTGGCCCACCTCTACCGGCTGCACTGGCCCATGGTGTCGCACTTCGTGCTGCAAAACAGCGGCACCGAGGACGATGCCCAGGACGTGTACCAGGAGGGCGTGATGGTGTTTTATGAAAAAGTACGCGACGGCTCCCTCGAGCTCAGCTGCCAGATTAAGACCTACCTCTACGCCGTGTGCCGCCGCCTGTGGCTCAAGCGCCTGACCAGCAAAAGCCGCTTCGGCGTGCGCTTGCTGGATGACGAGGAGCACGGCCCGTACCTGAACACGGGAGCCGAGGAAGACCTGCTGGCCGCTGAGGAGCAGGACCGCCGTTTCGCCACCATGAGCGAGGCCCTGGACCACCTCGGCGAACCGTGCCGCTCACTTTTGGAAGGCTTCTACCTGCTCGATAAGTCGATGCAGGACCTCACGGCAGAGTTTGGCTACACCAACGCCGACAATGCCAAAAACCAGAAATACAAGTGCCTCGTGCGCCTGAAAAAATTATTCTTCGCCCATTATAAAGAAGAGCCTATCTGA